AGATCAAATTTGAAGATAATGTGGTGGTGGTTACTGAGCGTTCAGGCAAGGTGACACGTTATGGGTACGACGTGAGCAATGCGAACAACTCAACAAACTTTCCAGATCCGGTTCAATTAAATGTGAAAACAAACTACGCGAATTTATATCTGACATTGCCACGAGATTATTCGAACATGGAAATGTATTTGAGAATAAAAGAGAAAGAAGCGCTCTTTTACGAAGCGAGATATAAAAAATAAAAAAAAGCAAACTACCTACAAGAATAACAAATCAATAATAATTTTTAATACAGATGAAAAATTCATTTTTACTTAGTGTTTTATCCTTGCTAACCTTTGTTTCTACAGCATTCGCAAATAATCCGTTAGAAGATAAATTGCCTGTTTCAAGATACCAATTCAATGGCTTATCGTCGTATTGGTTTTTTGGCGCAAATGTGGGAGCAAACGTATTCTTTGGAGATCATGATAAACAATATGACTTCGGAAAGCGTATCGGTCCAGCTTTTGAAATATACGGTGGTAAATGGTTTACCGACGCATTCGGTGGCCGTTTGGCTGTTTCTGGAGGACGTATGAAGGGTTTGACTCAAGACGAGAGCCTTTCAAATGGGGTAGAATACGATCCTTCACAATGGTTGAAAGAGCAAAGATTCAATTACTTCAACTTAAGAGCTGATGTAATGTTTAACTGGTCGAATGATATTTCGGGTTTTGATGCCAATCGTATCTACACAATGATTCCTTATGCTGGAGTTGGTGTAACGACATCATTTGACGAACCTGCCGTTACTAGATTCTCTCCACATGTAGGGTTTTTGCAAACTATCCGTATGTCAGAAAAACTAGATTTAAATATCGACATCCGCGGAAATCTGCTTGGTGATGGCTTCGATAGAGAATACGGAGGTCGTAACTTCGAAGGGATTTTAACAACAGCAGTTGGTGTTAATTTTAAATTAGGAAACTAATTCAGAATATTCATATTCCTCTATAATCAAAGTCCCTGAGTTCTGCGAACTCGGGGACTTTTGGTTATATTAATATTTCTAAATAGTTGTGCTTTGTGAAGTATGCACAGGAATGTCATAGAAGCACTTTATTATGACATTAAATTAGGCGTACAATCAATCATTTTGTAATTTGTGGTAGTTAGAGATAATTAACACATTAACATTTTACAACAGATCCTATGGGAAATCAAGCTGGTAAACCCGATTCAGGAAGGCCTACATCCAGTGCCGTTCGTCCGGAATTATTCTACAAGGTTGATATTGTGGTTATTGGTGCAGGACAAGCCGGCTTATCGGCGGCTTATCACCTGAAACGCGAAGGTTTGGAACCAGGTAAGGGCTTTGTCATTCTCGATGATGAGTTCGGCCCTGGCGGCGCTTGGCAACATCGATGGGATTCGCTCACCCTCAGTAATGTGAATGGTATTAATGACCTACCGGGCTTAGGATTTGCGGATGCTGTTAACACAAAAGATAAGGAGCTACAGGCAAATGTAGCTATTCCGAAATACTACGAAGTTTACGAGAAAACATTTAATTTACCTGTCATCCGTCCGGTTCAAGTTACTGAAGTGATCGACAGAAATGGTCGTTTTCTTATTCGAACAAACGGTGTACAGTTCAATGCTCGAGGAATTATTAATGCAACCGGTACTTGGAAAACACCTAATTGCCCGAAATATCCGGGTTGGGAAAAATTTAAAGGTCGCCAATTGCATACGGGCGAGTATAAAAATGCCGATGAGTTTATTGGCAAACATGTCATCATCGTTGGTGGCGGGATATCGGCTGTGCAACTGCTTGGAGAGATATCTAAAGTTACTCAAACCACATGGGTCACTCGGAGACCTCCAGACTTTCGTCATTATGAATTTTCGCCAGAACACGGTAGGGAAGCTGTTGCGATGGTAGAAGATCGTGTTCGTGAAGGTTTGCCTCCCAAATCCGTCGTGTCTGTTACGGGGCTGCCTATCACTCCTGCAATAGAAGACATGTTAGAACATGGTGTGCTCGATCGAAAACCTATGTTTCAGGAAATAACCGAAACAGGCGTAAGATGGGAAGATGGAACGACGATGGACGCTGATGTAATCTTTTGGAACACTGGATTCCGACATTCCTTAGATCATTTAGCGGGCTTAAACCTCCTTAGCGAAAAAGGCGGTGTCGTCATGACAGGGCAATTGGTCACACAGGTCGCTGCGGACCCTCGTATCCACTTAACGGGCTATGGGCCGTCCTCTTCTACCATTGGTGCTAATCGTGCAGGCAGAGCCGCTGCGAAGGAGTTAATGGCGTATTTGAAACTCTAAACAATACGGGCCTACTTTCCCTAAACCGCGATGTACTCCCGAATATCTTCATATGGCTTAATAGCTACATAATTTTCTTTACAGGAATATCATTTCCTTATTGTTGTTGAATTGTGTTTTATATTTCACTATTTTAGCGTATCTATGAATACGCGCATGGCGCACTAACGAAATATATTTTTCAGCATTTGTAATTTAAGTTTAAAATAACTTTAAACAGTAGCTTGAAGTTATGGTTTAACTAATTTTTAAGTGTTGAAGGTATTCTTACATTATGTTATCGGATAAAAGTATGGGAATACGGAAGTTCTGGGATTTTATTTCTAATCGACATCTATCACCACATTTGGGAGGTTTAGAATATGTGAAAGCAAGGGTGCTAAATCAATATGCGTTCTTGCTATGTATCTTCTTCTTCGTTGATGCGATCAAAGATTTATTTGATGGCTTCTTCTTAACATCCTTATTCCTTTTTTCCTTAGGTATTATCATCTTAATGCTTTTCTTTTTTACGAAAGCACGTTTTCGAGACTCTTTCGTCTTTTCCATCGTCCTGTTCTGTAGCGTCCTGATATTTGTGTTTTCTTCAGCCAAAGGTTTTGATAATGGATTAACATTCTATTATTTCGGCATTCTTCTCGCATGCATCTTCCTATTCAATGAACGGAAAAATTATTTTTATGGACTTACCTTATTATTGCTGGTGCTAACGTTCTTTTATATTGGTCACCGCTACGACTTCGAGCTCTTTGATATCAAAATGGGGGAATCGGTGGAGTTTGCTCGTCGAACCAGAATTCATACATTCTTGCAATTGGTTGTTTTTACGGGCTTCAATGCTATTTTCATCATTACAAAAAATAGTGAGATTACGCGTCTCTATGAACAAAAAGAACGTAGTGATCAAATTATTATGAAATTAACGCGCAAATTAAATGATAATTCTCAATCTGCTCAAATCGAGCGACTTGTCAAGCTAGCGATGGAAGATAACGTCCTATTTCTATCTGTGTTTAAAGAGGTGTTCCCGGATTGCTACGAAGCCCTGGCGGATATCAACCCCAACATGACACAGGAAGAATTTCGTTTCTGTGCGATGTTGAAGCTTGGCTTTACGACAAAGGAAATCGCGAGTTATACCCACCTTGCCATACGAAGTGTGCAAACGAAAAAGAATCGCTTAAGAAAGTCGTTCCAAATAGCTTCGGATGAAGATTTGTATGTGTGGATAGATCGTATCGCTACAAAATCTTCAGAATCCTCTATATAGGGCTTCCCCAAGCCTTCCTTTCTCATTCTTTCCTTCCTCTAAAAATCTCATTTTTGCCGATTTCAATTTGTTTATCGCTCTTGATTATCAGCTTGTTGATTCAGTTTTTTTGATGTTGTATGTATGTTGTATTGTTCAAAAGTACCTGTGTGGTAGCATAATGTTGTTGCCTTTTTTTTGATTTCTTTAACCTTGCGCTCTCTTAACCTATGAACAAATATTAATTAACTAATGCGAATAATGAGTATTAAGCAATGGCTAAAAATGGAGTATCTCGCTCCAAGTATTATGGTGGCCGAAATTGAAATGGAGACTTCCATTGCCACAAGTTCAGCGACAGTTTCTCCGGGGGGTGGAAATGGGAACAACAATCCTTGGATTACAGAAGAGGACGAAGAAGTCAAAAACAACGAATGGGAATTATTTGGTTAGCGCAATGGATATGATGACAACAGCTATAATAAATACAATATCTAGGATGTTTTATTTATTGCTAACCCTACTATTTAGCAGCTCTATCTTTTCGTCCTGCTCCAAGGATCAATATGTCGACTATTCTCAAACTTCAAAACTTAGTATAGCAGTCGCTGGAGTTGTAGAAACGAAAGATGCTTATGATCTGTCTAAAGCTGTAAATGGGGGCAGGGGTGGACTCTCCTCGAACTCAAACAATAATGACCAATCATTCGCGGTTGACGAATTTACGGTAGAAATCAATTCCCAAACAACATCTGACACTGAACAGATCAATCTTTCTAATAGACTAAGCAGCACACAGAATAGTCCATCTATCCATGGAAATTCGAGGGCAGCGGTTGTTGGGATGGAAAATGACGTCAAATATCGTATCCTGCTCTTTAATCTATCGACGAAGAAATTTGAACGTTCTGAGATTGCAACTGCGGGGACACTTCTAGAAATTGATGTGTATAAAGGCCAGGAATATGAGTGGTATGCTTACTCCTACAATACGGCAGATCACATAATCGCTCCAGATATCAATAATCCGCAGGTAGAGTCTAAGACAGATCGCCCATTGTTGTACGCAAATGGGACTGTAACAGCCAACGATGTAGGGTCGACCCCCATCAATATCAATTTTCAGCACCAATTAGCGCAAATTAAAGTTGAGGTGGATACCAGGGACGTTTATGGTGATATTGAAGAATTAGCAGCCGTATTTAATGCGAATTATGTCAAAACGGGGAACTTTAATATTCGTACGGGTGCATTTGAGGGGAATCTTGCAGAAGTTTCAGTCGGACAACTGAGTTTTATCACTACTGAACCCAATAATAATCGGGTTAAAGCTGCTCGCTATTACACTGCTGACGTTACGCTAAATGCGTATCAGGTAAAATTTATTAAGTTAGATATCAAGCTTCCGAATGGAGCCATTGAATCTCTTGCTTCCAAATTTCCAGACGGCGGAATTGTAACATTCGATAATTACGTAGGTTCAAGCAAAGGGAAGATTTTAGCGGGAAATCTTAAAATGTGGACCGTATTTCCTCAAAAATCTATACTGCATGTCGAAA
The DNA window shown above is from Sphingobacterium hotanense and carries:
- a CDS encoding NAD(P)-binding domain-containing protein yields the protein MGNQAGKPDSGRPTSSAVRPELFYKVDIVVIGAGQAGLSAAYHLKREGLEPGKGFVILDDEFGPGGAWQHRWDSLTLSNVNGINDLPGLGFADAVNTKDKELQANVAIPKYYEVYEKTFNLPVIRPVQVTEVIDRNGRFLIRTNGVQFNARGIINATGTWKTPNCPKYPGWEKFKGRQLHTGEYKNADEFIGKHVIIVGGGISAVQLLGEISKVTQTTWVTRRPPDFRHYEFSPEHGREAVAMVEDRVREGLPPKSVVSVTGLPITPAIEDMLEHGVLDRKPMFQEITETGVRWEDGTTMDADVIFWNTGFRHSLDHLAGLNLLSEKGGVVMTGQLVTQVAADPRIHLTGYGPSSSTIGANRAGRAAAKELMAYLKL
- a CDS encoding helix-turn-helix transcriptional regulator, which produces MLSDKSMGIRKFWDFISNRHLSPHLGGLEYVKARVLNQYAFLLCIFFFVDAIKDLFDGFFLTSLFLFSLGIIILMLFFFTKARFRDSFVFSIVLFCSVLIFVFSSAKGFDNGLTFYYFGILLACIFLFNERKNYFYGLTLLLLVLTFFYIGHRYDFELFDIKMGESVEFARRTRIHTFLQLVVFTGFNAIFIITKNSEITRLYEQKERSDQIIMKLTRKLNDNSQSAQIERLVKLAMEDNVLFLSVFKEVFPDCYEALADINPNMTQEEFRFCAMLKLGFTTKEIASYTHLAIRSVQTKKNRLRKSFQIASDEDLYVWIDRIATKSSESSI
- a CDS encoding fimbrillin family protein, producing the protein MFYLLLTLLFSSSIFSSCSKDQYVDYSQTSKLSIAVAGVVETKDAYDLSKAVNGGRGGLSSNSNNNDQSFAVDEFTVEINSQTTSDTEQINLSNRLSSTQNSPSIHGNSRAAVVGMENDVKYRILLFNLSTKKFERSEIATAGTLLEIDVYKGQEYEWYAYSYNTADHIIAPDINNPQVESKTDRPLLYANGTVTANDVGSTPININFQHQLAQIKVEVDTRDVYGDIEELAAVFNANYVKTGNFNIRTGAFEGNLAEVSVGQLSFITTEPNNNRVKAARYYTADVTLNAYQVKFIKLDIKLPNGAIESLASKFPDGGIVTFDNYVGSSKGKILAGNLKMWTVFPQKSILHVETYEHYVTAAYNTKVASGAFINNPLNFGPKSNYFRIAGFTHTKINAAAGKLADALADPLNYPDIIIACMEPKFNDTDYTALRKYLDKGGAVFLMIEETGTTHNQAALTFFQNLFGSGISLAEHDAGGAVYTMTDQFQEYLSWPFGDARGTNWGQHDSKTLYVSGLPLSDIDIYSTSSRNFAPQDGATMFRHKTKNFVFVGDTYFLANSARNYQWGYNYKKPFVTSGANSSDFPIAHTKYGVKSSVGSLDYPMSAGSWQVENSMIFGNIFSQLVATSHYMGIDRTP